A single region of the Pseudalkalibacillus berkeleyi genome encodes:
- a CDS encoding MFS transporter produces MYRERNFLILWLGQLVSILGGRFSDLVIPWVVLQVTDSPMKAAVVAISTQIAPLLFSIPAGVWIENRPKKRIAIAAELIRTTTMTLLVVVILFDHFNILVICSILFVTSIAGLFFRISLNSLLPGITGRKRLVEAHNYLEAADAVSTLIGPILAGFLLSAIGVAATLGIDAFTFLLSFFSICLLKIGEKSFSRSKEHRIDKKQSLREGLDGVKLLFSSKIQRFISFNHSVLNFSTHAVTLLVVITANQELGLSAIQTGILLSGAGIGNLIAIFVMAHLKDVHWNKLYGSIMLCSGIGVLLIAISSNIWGAFVGMLLFDGALSMAFVVNGAARQTVTTDHFLARISSGGILLTGIVVILANGYAGLISEWFNPFLGLLFCSGLLLINSGISFAQLHLKRSIASLSFYE; encoded by the coding sequence ATGTACAGAGAAAGAAACTTTCTTATATTATGGTTGGGTCAACTTGTTTCAATTTTAGGAGGTAGGTTTAGTGATCTAGTTATTCCGTGGGTTGTTCTACAAGTTACTGATTCACCGATGAAAGCGGCTGTGGTAGCAATTAGTACTCAAATTGCCCCATTATTGTTTTCAATACCAGCAGGTGTATGGATAGAGAACAGACCTAAAAAGAGGATAGCAATTGCAGCAGAACTCATCCGTACAACAACGATGACCTTGCTTGTTGTGGTTATTCTTTTTGACCACTTCAATATCCTAGTCATCTGCTCTATTCTATTTGTAACTAGTATAGCTGGATTATTTTTTAGAATTTCACTAAATTCTTTATTGCCAGGGATAACAGGTAGGAAACGTCTTGTTGAAGCACACAATTATTTAGAAGCTGCTGATGCTGTCAGTACATTAATAGGACCTATACTAGCAGGATTTTTACTATCAGCTATTGGTGTTGCTGCAACGCTAGGAATTGATGCTTTTACATTCCTACTTTCTTTTTTTAGTATATGCTTATTGAAAATAGGTGAAAAATCCTTCTCTAGAAGCAAAGAACATAGAATTGACAAAAAACAATCACTAAGAGAGGGTTTAGATGGAGTAAAGCTTCTATTTTCTTCGAAAATACAACGCTTTATTTCATTCAACCATTCTGTTCTAAATTTTTCTACTCACGCGGTAACACTTCTCGTAGTTATAACAGCGAATCAGGAATTAGGCTTATCAGCTATTCAAACAGGCATTTTACTTTCAGGAGCTGGAATTGGTAACTTAATCGCTATATTTGTGATGGCTCATTTGAAAGATGTTCATTGGAATAAACTATATGGTTCAATTATGCTTTGCTCTGGAATCGGAGTGTTGCTTATAGCTATTTCTTCTAATATTTGGGGAGCATTTGTAGGGATGCTTTTATTTGATGGAGCTCTTTCAATGGCTTTTGTGGTAAACGGTGCAGCAAGACAAACTGTTACAACTGATCATTTCTTAGCTAGGATAAGTAGTGGAGGAATCCTTTTAACTGGTATTGTTGTGATTCTTGCTAATGGATATGCGGGTTTGATATCCGAATGGTTTAATCCATTCCTTGGTTTACTGTTTTGTTCAGGTTTATTGTTGATTAATAGTGGAATTTCATTTGCTCAACTACATTTGAAGAGGTCCATTGCTTCATTAAGTT